One stretch of Pseudomonas fluorescens Q2-87 DNA includes these proteins:
- a CDS encoding LemA family protein, with product MLLTTLLAGCGINNIPTLDEQAKAAWGQVQNQYQRRADLIPNLVETVKGYAQHEQDTLTAVIEARAKATSIQVDANTLDNPEKLKQFQQAQDQLSGALSRLMVVSERYPDLKANQNFLALQSQLEGTENRIAVARRDFILAVQKYNTEIRTFPGRLWHSVMYSDLPIRETFEATSPNAEKAPEVKF from the coding sequence ATGCTGTTGACGACGCTGCTGGCCGGTTGTGGCATCAATAACATCCCGACCCTGGATGAGCAGGCCAAGGCCGCCTGGGGCCAGGTGCAGAACCAGTACCAGCGCCGCGCCGACCTGATTCCCAACCTGGTGGAAACCGTCAAGGGCTACGCCCAGCATGAGCAGGACACCCTGACCGCGGTGATCGAGGCGCGGGCCAAGGCCACGTCGATCCAGGTCGATGCCAACACCCTGGACAACCCGGAAAAACTCAAGCAGTTCCAACAGGCCCAGGATCAGTTGTCCGGTGCATTGAGCCGGTTGATGGTGGTGTCCGAGCGTTATCCCGACCTCAAGGCCAACCAGAACTTCCTGGCGCTGCAATCACAACTCGAAGGCACCGAGAACCGCATCGCCGTGGCCCGCCGTGACTTCATCCTGGCGGTGCAGAAGTACAACACCGAAATCCGTACCTTCCCGGGCCGCTTGTGGCACAGCGTGATGTACAGCGACCTGCCGATCCGCGAGACCTTCGAGGCCACCAGCCCCAACGCCGAAAAAGCGCCTGAAGTGAAGTTTTGA
- a CDS encoding TPM domain-containing protein: MALLTEHEQRKVAEAIARVERHTDAELVTVLAARADDYAYIPLLWASLLALVVPGVVHYLTGWLAMHSLLIVQWVSFIVLCLVLRIPRITTHLIPRSVRHWRASNLARRQFLEQNLHHTVGSTGMLIFVCEAERYVEILVDEGISKRLDNTHWNAIVAAFTQQVRQGQTLQGFVTCIEACGELLKEHVPVTHERNELPNRLVVLG, encoded by the coding sequence ATGGCATTACTGACTGAACACGAACAACGCAAGGTCGCCGAGGCCATCGCCCGGGTCGAGCGGCATACCGACGCCGAACTGGTCACGGTGCTGGCCGCCCGCGCCGACGACTACGCCTATATCCCGCTGCTATGGGCCAGCCTGCTGGCCCTGGTGGTGCCCGGCGTGGTGCATTACCTCACTGGCTGGCTGGCCATGCACAGCCTGTTGATCGTGCAGTGGGTCAGTTTCATCGTGTTGTGCCTGGTGTTGCGCATTCCCCGGATCACCACGCACCTGATTCCCCGTTCCGTGCGCCACTGGCGGGCCTCCAACCTGGCGCGCCGGCAGTTTCTCGAACAGAACCTGCACCACACGGTGGGCAGTACGGGGATGCTGATCTTCGTTTGCGAGGCCGAGCGCTATGTGGAAATCCTCGTGGACGAAGGCATTTCCAAGCGCCTGGACAACACCCATTGGAACGCCATCGTCGCAGCCTTCACCCAACAGGTCCGCCAGGGCCAGACGCTGCAAGGCTTCGTGACTTGCATCGAAGCCTGCGGCGAACTGCTCAAGGAACACGTGCCGGTGACCCACGAGCGCAATGAGCTGCCGAATCGGTTGGTGGTGTTGGGGTAA
- a CDS encoding class I SAM-dependent methyltransferase — MSATATPVRPAPDHHAQFIELLRASLEQNAFIKLVLAKYVGDEADLQRLIIKQLTVKDQPCLSFVYRYKTRDITKNLPVVEGVETIAGLLPASFKNAHLLAVTDEAQLEYSKKGKSSLFKSKPQQLREVPSAEHNREKNRFLDLSRPFLADLGVTNHKHELIPAMSRKWKQINKFIEVFSHALTSSPLALDKPVRVSDFGSGKGYLTFAIHDYLRNTLQAEGVVTGVELREDMVKLCNEAAARLEHPGLNFQHGDVRSVAPSAVDVMIALHACDIATDYAIHMGIRSGASIIMCSPCCHKQIRLQIQSPALLKPMLQYGLHLGQQAEMVTDSLRALFLEACGYETKVFEFISLDHTNKNKMILAVKRAEPADPAELLAKIEELKAFYHITEHCLETLLRADGTL, encoded by the coding sequence ATGTCCGCCACCGCAACCCCCGTCCGTCCCGCGCCGGATCACCACGCCCAGTTCATCGAGCTGCTGCGAGCCAGCCTCGAACAAAACGCTTTCATCAAGCTGGTGCTGGCCAAGTACGTCGGTGACGAAGCGGATCTGCAACGGCTGATCATCAAGCAGCTGACGGTCAAGGACCAACCATGCCTGTCCTTCGTCTATCGCTACAAGACGCGCGACATCACCAAGAACCTGCCGGTGGTCGAAGGCGTGGAAACCATTGCTGGGCTATTACCCGCGTCGTTCAAGAACGCACACCTGCTGGCGGTCACCGACGAGGCGCAGTTGGAATACAGCAAGAAGGGCAAGAGCTCCCTGTTCAAGAGCAAGCCCCAGCAACTGCGTGAAGTGCCGTCCGCCGAGCACAACCGCGAAAAAAACCGCTTTCTTGACCTGAGCCGGCCGTTCCTCGCCGACCTGGGCGTGACCAACCACAAGCACGAGCTGATTCCAGCGATGTCGCGCAAATGGAAGCAGATCAACAAATTCATTGAAGTCTTCAGCCATGCGCTGACATCTTCGCCACTGGCCCTGGACAAACCTGTGCGGGTCTCGGATTTCGGTTCGGGCAAGGGCTATCTGACCTTTGCCATCCACGACTACTTGCGCAACACCTTGCAGGCCGAAGGCGTGGTAACCGGCGTCGAGCTGCGTGAAGACATGGTCAAGTTGTGCAACGAGGCTGCGGCGCGACTGGAGCACCCGGGCCTGAATTTCCAGCACGGTGACGTGCGCAGCGTCGCACCCAGCGCAGTGGATGTGATGATCGCCTTGCACGCCTGCGACATCGCCACCGACTACGCAATCCACATGGGCATTCGCTCGGGCGCCTCGATCATCATGTGCTCGCCATGTTGTCACAAGCAGATCCGCCTGCAGATCCAGAGCCCGGCCTTGCTCAAACCGATGCTGCAATACGGCTTGCACCTGGGCCAGCAGGCTGAAATGGTCACTGACAGCTTGCGGGCGCTGTTCCTGGAAGCGTGTGGCTACGAAACCAAGGTGTTCGAGTTCATCTCCCTGGACCACACCAACAAGAACAAAATGATCTTGGCGGTCAAGCGTGCGGAACCGGCTGACCCCGCTGAGCTGCTGGCCAAGATCGAAGAGCTCAAGGCTTTCTACCACATCACCGAGCATTGCCTGGAAACGCTGCTGCGGGCTGATGGCACCCTCTAG
- a CDS encoding DJ-1/PfpI family protein, protein MAAKKILMLVGDYVEDYEVMVPFQALQMVGHTVHAVCPDKRAGQTVRTAIHDFEGDQTYSEKPGHLFALNHDFAGVEAADYDALLVPGGRAPEYLRLNEKVLQLVRDFDLAGKPIAAVCHGAQLLAAAGILEGRECSAYPACAPEVRLAGGTYMDIPVTQGHVQGNLATAPAWPAHPNWLAGFLTLLGTAISL, encoded by the coding sequence ATGGCGGCCAAGAAAATCCTGATGCTGGTCGGCGACTACGTCGAAGATTATGAGGTCATGGTGCCGTTCCAGGCTTTGCAGATGGTCGGCCATACCGTGCACGCGGTCTGCCCGGACAAGCGCGCCGGCCAGACCGTGCGCACGGCGATCCATGACTTTGAAGGCGACCAGACCTACAGCGAAAAACCCGGGCATCTGTTTGCCCTCAATCATGATTTCGCCGGTGTCGAAGCCGCCGATTACGATGCGCTGCTCGTGCCGGGCGGTCGTGCGCCGGAATACCTGCGCCTGAATGAAAAAGTCCTGCAGCTGGTACGTGATTTCGATTTGGCTGGCAAGCCGATTGCCGCGGTCTGCCACGGTGCGCAACTGCTGGCGGCGGCGGGCATCCTCGAAGGGCGCGAATGCAGCGCCTATCCGGCCTGCGCTCCGGAAGTGCGCCTGGCCGGCGGGACCTACATGGACATTCCCGTGACGCAAGGGCATGTCCAGGGCAACCTCGCCACCGCCCCAGCCTGGCCCGCGCATCCGAATTGGCTGGCGGGATTCCTGACTCTGCTGGGTACGGCCATCTCCCTGTAG
- a CDS encoding DUF4917 family protein has protein sequence MTDFQEYDTRLEDWEALRADIAFSGLLVGNGASRAVWDDFGYDSLFENARTVEEKPLSPSELSVFEAMRTRSFEQVLGALKTTSRVNKALAVSSAAPRNRYYAIKEALINTVHAVHIPWRLVQPSTLAALSQELGRYCTVFTTNYDLLNYWSIQHAPGSMTDLFQDGDHRFDLSQVSTDKPRLLYLHGGLHLVRNQDGTARKLPATEGTLLGSFAINNTLKTLDDVPLFVNEGPSEDKLKTIRSSDYLSFCYDQLLHHSGSLCLFGHALGEQDRHIVHALRQAAPSTVAISIYPRSQAFIQHQKRHYAKVFEGLDVQLRFFDAKSHPLGDPKLSVPVEV, from the coding sequence ATGACCGATTTCCAGGAATATGACACCCGGCTCGAAGACTGGGAGGCCTTGCGCGCTGACATCGCGTTCAGTGGCTTGCTGGTAGGCAACGGTGCCAGCCGTGCGGTGTGGGACGATTTCGGCTACGACTCGCTGTTCGAAAATGCCCGCACCGTCGAGGAAAAACCCCTGAGCCCGTCGGAACTGAGTGTGTTCGAAGCGATGCGGACCCGCAGCTTTGAGCAAGTGCTCGGTGCGCTGAAGACCACCAGTCGGGTCAACAAAGCCCTGGCCGTCAGCTCCGCCGCTCCTCGCAATCGCTACTACGCGATCAAGGAAGCGCTGATCAACACCGTGCATGCGGTGCACATCCCGTGGCGCCTGGTGCAACCGTCGACGCTGGCGGCGCTCAGCCAGGAGCTGGGCCGCTATTGCACGGTGTTCACCACTAACTACGATCTGCTCAACTACTGGTCGATCCAGCACGCGCCCGGCAGCATGACCGACCTGTTCCAGGACGGCGACCACCGTTTCGACCTGAGCCAGGTGAGCACCGATAAACCGCGCCTGCTGTATCTGCACGGCGGCCTGCACCTGGTGCGCAACCAGGACGGCACGGCACGCAAGCTTCCCGCCACCGAAGGCACATTGCTGGGCAGCTTCGCCATCAACAACACCCTCAAGACCCTCGACGACGTACCTTTATTCGTCAATGAAGGCCCGAGCGAAGACAAGCTCAAGACCATTCGCAGCTCCGATTACCTGTCGTTCTGCTACGACCAGTTGCTGCACCACAGCGGTAGCCTGTGCCTGTTCGGCCATGCGCTGGGCGAGCAGGACCGGCATATCGTCCACGCCCTTCGCCAAGCGGCCCCCAGCACTGTGGCTATCTCCATCTACCCGCGCAGCCAGGCGTTCATCCAGCACCAGAAGCGCCATTACGCCAAGGTCTTCGAGGGGCTGGATGTGCAACTGCGGTTCTTTGATGCCAAAAGCCATCCGCTGGGCGATCCGAAGCTATCGGTGCCGGTGGAGGTGTAG
- a CDS encoding YegP family protein, which translates to MSGWYEVSKSSSGQFRFVLKAANAETILSSELYAARSGADSGIASVQKNSPLAERYELKNTKDGHPYFNLKAGNHEVIGSSEAYSSEAARDKGIASVQANGPTTVIKDKTVVAL; encoded by the coding sequence ATGTCCGGATGGTATGAAGTCAGCAAAAGCAGCAGCGGCCAGTTTCGGTTTGTGCTCAAGGCGGCCAACGCTGAAACGATATTGAGCAGCGAGCTGTACGCCGCCCGCAGCGGTGCCGACAGCGGCATTGCGTCGGTGCAGAAGAACAGTCCGTTGGCCGAACGCTACGAATTGAAGAACACCAAGGATGGCCATCCGTACTTCAACCTCAAGGCCGGTAACCACGAAGTGATTGGCAGCAGCGAAGCCTACTCATCCGAGGCCGCCCGGGACAAAGGCATCGCCAGCGTCCAGGCCAACGGCCCGACGACCGTGATCAAGGACAAGACCGTGGTTGCGCTTTGA
- a CDS encoding TPM domain-containing protein — protein sequence MRVLKVVQVLLLWAVALTAQAELKFPELTGRVVDTAQMLEPSVRTQLEAQLKAHEQATGEQVVVVTLADLQGTSIEDFGYQLGRHWGIGQKDKNNGALLIVARDDRKLRIEVGYGLEDRLTDAQSSVIIHQVITPAFKTGNFNKGISDGVSAMLVVLGGSPLDEPAPAYSTDGQQEPPDFVERHPGLFIFLVILFILTLLVCQMLGILPSGSGGSSGSGSSGGGFGGGGGGGGFSGGGGSFGGGGSSGGW from the coding sequence ATGCGCGTGTTGAAAGTTGTCCAGGTGCTGTTGCTCTGGGCGGTTGCACTCACGGCCCAGGCCGAATTGAAATTCCCTGAGCTGACCGGGCGGGTCGTGGACACCGCCCAGATGCTCGAACCTTCGGTGCGCACGCAGCTGGAGGCGCAGCTCAAGGCTCATGAGCAGGCGACCGGCGAACAAGTGGTCGTCGTCACCCTGGCGGACCTGCAAGGCACCAGCATCGAAGACTTCGGTTATCAACTGGGTCGGCACTGGGGCATCGGGCAGAAGGACAAGAACAACGGCGCGCTGCTGATCGTCGCCCGGGATGACCGTAAACTGCGCATCGAAGTGGGCTACGGGCTGGAAGATCGCCTGACCGATGCCCAGAGTTCCGTGATCATCCATCAGGTGATCACTCCGGCATTCAAGACTGGCAATTTCAACAAAGGCATCAGCGACGGCGTGTCGGCGATGCTCGTGGTGCTGGGCGGCAGCCCGCTGGATGAGCCTGCGCCGGCGTACAGCACGGACGGCCAGCAGGAACCGCCCGATTTCGTCGAGCGCCATCCGGGGCTGTTCATCTTCCTGGTGATACTGTTTATCTTGACCCTATTGGTGTGCCAGATGCTCGGTATCCTGCCGTCCGGAAGCGGTGGTTCCAGTGGTTCGGGCAGTTCCGGTGGAGGCTTTGGCGGAGGCGGTGGAGGCGGCGGCTTCAGCGGAGGCGGGGGAAGTTTCGGGGGCGGCGGTTCGTCGGGCGGCTGGTGA
- the yiaY gene encoding L-threonine dehydrogenase, producing MSSTFFIPAVNVMGLGCLDEAMTAIRNYGFRKALIVTDTGLAKAGVASKVAGLLALQDIDSVIFDGAKPNPSIANVELGLGLLKESQCDFVVSLGGGSPHDCAKGIALCATNGGHIGDYEGVDRSTKPQLPLIAINTTAGTASEMTRFCIITDESRHVKMAIVDRNVTPLMSVNDPALMVAMPKGLTAATGMDALTHAIEAYVSTVANPITDACALKAVTLISNNLRLAVRDGGDLAARENMAYAQFLAGMAFNNASLGFVHAMAHQLGGFYDLPHGVCNAVLLPHVQSFNASVCADRLTDVAHAMGGDTRGLSPEEGAQAAIAAIRSLARDVDIPAGLRDLGVRLNDVPVLATNALKDACGLTNPRAADQRQIEEIFRSAY from the coding sequence ATGAGCAGTACTTTTTTCATTCCCGCCGTGAACGTCATGGGCCTGGGTTGTCTCGACGAGGCCATGACGGCCATTCGTAACTATGGCTTTCGCAAGGCGCTGATCGTCACCGACACGGGGCTGGCCAAGGCCGGCGTTGCGAGCAAGGTGGCCGGGTTACTGGCGCTTCAGGATATCGACTCGGTGATTTTCGACGGTGCCAAGCCCAACCCAAGCATCGCCAATGTCGAGCTCGGGCTGGGGTTGCTGAAGGAGAGCCAGTGCGATTTCGTCGTGTCACTGGGCGGCGGTTCGCCCCATGATTGCGCCAAAGGGATTGCCCTGTGTGCCACCAACGGTGGGCATATCGGTGACTATGAGGGCGTTGATCGTTCTACCAAGCCACAGTTGCCGCTGATCGCCATCAATACGACGGCCGGCACCGCCAGCGAGATGACCCGCTTTTGCATCATCACTGACGAGAGCCGCCACGTGAAAATGGCGATTGTCGACCGCAACGTGACGCCGCTGATGTCGGTGAATGACCCGGCGCTGATGGTGGCGATGCCCAAGGGATTGACTGCCGCCACTGGCATGGATGCGTTGACCCATGCGATCGAGGCTTACGTGTCCACGGTCGCCAACCCCATCACCGATGCGTGCGCCCTGAAGGCCGTCACGCTGATCAGCAACAACTTGCGTCTTGCCGTGCGCGACGGCGGCGATCTGGCGGCGCGGGAGAACATGGCCTACGCCCAGTTCCTCGCGGGGATGGCTTTCAACAATGCTTCGCTGGGTTTCGTCCATGCAATGGCGCATCAGTTGGGCGGTTTCTACGACTTGCCTCATGGTGTATGCAACGCGGTGCTATTGCCTCATGTGCAGAGCTTCAACGCCTCGGTGTGCGCTGATCGCCTGACGGATGTGGCTCATGCGATGGGGGGCGATACGCGCGGGCTCAGCCCGGAAGAGGGGGCCCAGGCCGCCATTGCAGCGATCCGCAGCCTGGCCCGTGACGTGGACATTCCGGCCGGTTTGCGTGACTTGGGCGTGCGCCTCAATGACGTACCGGTGCTTGCTACCAATGCCTTGAAAGACGCGTGCGGCCTGACCAACCCAAGGGCGGCGGACCAGCGGCAGATCGAAGAGATTTTCCGCAGCGCGTACTAA